Genomic segment of Rutidosis leptorrhynchoides isolate AG116_Rl617_1_P2 unplaced genomic scaffold, CSIRO_AGI_Rlap_v1 contig274, whole genome shotgun sequence:
AGCTAAAGTATTGGCCAAACATTATCAATAAACATCACTAGATAATTTTTATGGGCAAAAACTACACCTTCAAACGGGCCGAATGTATATACAAGTCATAATAACCAATCAAATTAAACTCAGAGCAACAAGCTGCTATTAAAAACAGAATCAAGTTTTCACCATTATCTCTTCGATAAGAAATAAGTTTTGTGTTTCTAAACGAAGTAGTATATATCGTGAAAATGATGGAATAATTGAGTGTCTGAAATCTGACATTGGTGGGGCAAACATACAATATTTCTGCTGTTTTTACCGTTCGTTATGTTCCCTAATTTACTAGTAGTATTATTTGATTTCATTTTTTTTGGTAAATATTTTAACTTTTCAGGTTAgttttaatatattattttttttcctaattttaaaattaatttaaccTTCTACTTTcataaaataatatattattactttCTTCCGTTAAATTTTTCAATTAATTGATTAAATTTTGACCGTTAAATTTGTGAAAAtactattttatttttttaaattattttatttattatttttcatatgaataataataataataataattaaataattataattaaacaataattaaaatactaccttaatgattaattttttaaaattataattacatcatcatcatcatcctcatccccATCCCCATCAtcgtatatattaaaaataaaatttaagtaGTGATTGAAGTTTAAGAAATTATATTCTTTTTTAtcaaattatgaattattataaattaattgataattttaaatttaaatatgtaTTGGTCAATAATTTTTTCAATatatattaagattaaaattataactaaaattacaTTAAAAAGATAAAATAGTATTTTTTTGAAAGTTAACGGTGAAAATTTGATCAACTAACCGAAAATCTTAACGGAAGGTGGCAATTATATACTATTTTGTGAAAATAAGAGGATTAAATTAATTGTGGAACTAAAAGAAAAGAAATCATATGTTAAATCTAAACTGAGAGGATTAAAATATTTTACCCTTTTCTTTTTTACCACATCCACACTATAAATAGCCACGATCCGGTTTAAAAATTATGTTccctatttattattataatttttaaaaattatatgaaATCAAATCAAaatcgtaaattttaaaaaaatttatgaTTTCAATTCAGTTTCATAATTTAAGAACTGTCAAGAAATCGTAATTTAAGAACTGTCAAGGAATCGGATCAAATTATACGGTGACGATGCCTAATCCCCACTTTCTGTTTCTCCTGGCATTAATTTTTGTGAACAACGTTTGTCGATCGTGACGGTGACGCCCCTTTCAAACGCGTGGGATAATATCAACAAAATGTAGAAAAGGGGAAAGTGATGGTTCAATTACTGCTTGATTGTGCTTTGGTTTATCATTCATGAGAGTAGACCAATCCATAAAGTTGAGTACACATACATACGTATACTAGTTCTAGTAGTATTTAGCAATGCCAAGTAAGTAGAAACTCTCATGACCACCACTTGCTCAAAAACACACTTGTGTTTCTGGTTtatacttctctctctctctctctcccctatCAGTCAATTCTTTTGTTTTGATTTGGTGATTGAATTTTTGATTCCTTTTCCTTCAATTTAAGTGAGTCCAAACCACCTCTCTGCCCATCTTTTTCCAAACAAAACATTATTACTTGATTTTCAACAATCTATAGCTCCACCTCATCATCGCACACACTATCATTTTGCCTttgccatctctctctctctctctgctgCAATTGGTTGATTATTCCCAGAATAAGCAAACCAGGAATATGAAGGTTTGATTCCCTTCTTCAGGATCTGTTGTTAAATATTCCAGTCAGACACATACTTTATGCATTTATATTCATAAAAGTACTATATGTATGATTCTTCTTTAATGACTCATTTTGCCTCTTCTAAAAAATTGTTCTTTGATTGCTAGgcaaaagaaaagaaaaagtgaTATTTGTTGGGTTTTGTGGTCACTGAAAAATGTTCTGCTTCAATCCTAATGATTGCCAAGATTGATTCCTTTTTACTATCTGTACGTAGTTAAATTTATTCATCAGATAATGGATAATAAGTATATCAGAATTTATAGTAACTCTGCTTCTATATCAATCTAGCTAggttaattaagtttatttttatttattttatgaaagGTTAATTCAGGATTTGATCTTCATCCACAAGGTTATGTCATCACATCGAATTTATTAGCTAATAGTGATTTGCCTATATAGTAACTCTGCTTCTAAGTGATAAGTTCTTACCAAGTCTTTCCAGATTTGTTGACCTTTCTATAATCAACACTTTTTTTCTTGTTTCTTAATTATGAGACTAGCTCATGATATTTATATTTATGCTTGATTATCTCTGATATTGCtgttttattcaatattttacttTGCATGAATATTTTTGTCAACTCATATGAAATCTATTTTGCATTAATTTGTTCTTGCAGAAGGTTGTACTGAAATTAGATCTACATGATCACAAAGCTAAGCAGAAAGCATTGAAGACAGTTTCTACTCTTTCaggtaattttgagtgaaaacacttTTCTTCTTGATCAAGACTTATTCACCTTAATTAGCAAATCATGATATATAACCATTTGTTCTTGACTTCTAAAGCAATCCTTCTTGTTAATTTGGATGAAAAATATACGGAGTATATGGATAATTTTCTTAAAAGTTATAAACTTTTTACAAGCCCATTTAGAAAGCGACAAATTAGAGTTGTTGTGTTGTGACAGCAGCCACTGCTTGCGTAATAAAAAAACGCCGCCCCAAAGGAGAAAATGAAATTTCCGCCTTTGTGTTTTTGTTTCTGCATGTGGTAAGGGGATCAGATAACACCAAAAATATTACTATTAAGAAAATTGAATAGCAAGGTTTTTGTTTTTAATGTATCTTAAAGAGTATCCTATATCATAAGTTTAGAccctttcatttatttatttacctTTTTGAACCTTTGATCATTTTAATTGACTTTTTTTAGTCTTCAATTCTAACGAATTGGATTACGAGGCTTTGCTAGCTAGAGATGTGTAGGACCATGATACTTACAAATTATGTGTACTAAGGAAAGACTAATGTTTCATTAAttctaaaaaaaattaatttcAAAACATCTTATGATAGATGTCTTTTTCTTCTTTTGTATCAAGTGCATGCATGTGTGTTTGTTGTACATAGTAAAATAAATTACCAAGTGTATGTATATACCTCCCCTAACAAATGCGCTATTAACTTATCTAGGAATCGATTCAATTGCAATGGACATGAATGAGAAGAAATTCACGGTGATCGGAACTGTCGATCCAGTGACCGTAGTGAGCAAATTGAGGAAATATTGGCCAACAACGGACATAATATCAGTAGGACCGGCCAAGGAGCCGGAAAAGAAAGAAGAGGCAAAGAAAGAAGAGACGAAAAAGGAAGAGGCCGCCGGCGAGGCGAAAAAAGAAGAACCGAAAAAGGAAGAAGAGGCCGGAAAGAAAGAGGATGCCCCGAAGAAAGAAGGAGAAGAGGCCCCCAAGAAGGAAGAAGATCAGAAAAAAGAAGATGAGGGCAAGAAAGACATCCAACCCGCACCACAAGTGCCCGACCCAGTTATGGAGCTTGTCAAGGCTTACAAAGCTTATAATCCGCACTTGACTTCCTACTATTATGTCCAAAGCATTGAGGAgaatccaaatgcatgtgttattTGTTAATTCAGAGATAATCAAATTTTAAAAGTTTAATTTAAATGAAATTACTAGCACCTgctgttgtatatatataatattgatgGTGGTGTGCTTGATCTGTATATAttcaaggatatatatatatatatatatatctcaagtGTGTAGAGAATAAAACATAcaaattttggattaaatggaaGAATTTGAACTAATATTGTCtactaatatatatgtatatatatatttcttcaaTATTCTCTCATTCTTGTACTGATTTGTATACATCAATTAAATAAGTCGAAGGTAAAATATTTTCAAATACTAGTTTCCATCGAGTAAGTCAAGCATTGTTTCTaacgaaaaaataaaaattaccaaacgATTGACTTGAGTTGGGGGGGCATATCTAATAGGACAATGAAAGCATAGCAGCTATAAAAGCGTCGATTATTAATGACAAGAGTACCGAAATTCACGAGCTTTTGTGAAGAAATTTCATGGGTGGGTCATGTAACAAAATTATACATATTGACATAATTAATTTCAGAGAATTTCTGTGCCCTAAATCTAATGTTGGGATAAGAAATGAAGGGTTATATTCATATAGTTTTATTGTATGTGGGTCTGGCTTGACTAGGCTAGGCTAATAATGGTCCACATGGATTAGGTGTCAGCGATTGATTATCAAAATTAATGGCTCACATATTATGCCACTGTTTGAGATCTTGCACTATTCTATTGTATGTTAGCTATTGGAATTTTCTGCTCGAATCACAGTTAAAATATATACCAGCttagctttaatttaagttatcaatgctttttttttttttgcaaattatGGTACGGTTAATTTAGAGAAAACTTCAAAGATTGTTTTTAATATTGTGTAGCGACATTACGACAGACAAGAATACAATACCAAAACACCTGTATTACACATGATCATCAATATCAATTAATCGAAAGAGTAGAATAAATGGCCATAATAAAATAAGCATGTGATTGCAAGTTTAATTTGCTTGCACTTTGTTTTTACATATGGTCGTACTCGTCGTTTAGTTGTGTACACGTGCTAATTACCATCGTAGTGCTAAAATGAATAGGCTAGGTTGTAAATTTAAAAGGAGGAGGAGTACAATTTGATGAAAGCAAAGTTTAGGTAGTAAAACGTACGAATGAGAATTTAGGAGGCAAAACATAATTTTTTTGAGTACAATTCGGGTAGCATCGAGTACAGACTTGTCCTGAACCTGATGGAAGGGAGAAGTCTCTAGACTCTAGATGAACATGGAATGGCTTTCTTTTTAAATAAAAATGGAAGTGTCAACGTCGCTAAATAGTCCTTTCGTTATAAGTAAATTACAAATACTATTATATACTTCTTTTTTCGTATTGTTTGTCTAAAAACAtcaatttttttaaaatatttatccatatataaatataatataaatttttatcatattatttattattttataatttttttaaatgTTTAGTGAAGAATAGAtcaaaattaattattaaatgataaattaatctaaaaaatatatatatttatctattattttaatttatataaaatgataTTTTTAGACAAATAATATGAAACTGAGAGAATACTATTAAACTCAATTACGTATATGGTcaagtttgtatatatatacatatatattcatccaTCCATGATGATCCATGTCATCTCCTAGTCAGTTCCGTTGACAAGTTGACATGTTAAAAGACCAAACACCTATTCATATGACGCAAATCCAAACAACCCCAGCCTTCATTTGTTTAAGAGCTCGGTTAAAATTTATGGGGTCGTAACAAGATGTCCTCACACAAATCTGA
This window contains:
- the LOC139882474 gene encoding heavy metal-associated isoprenylated plant protein 39-like; protein product: MDMNEKKFTVIGTVDPVTVVSKLRKYWPTTDIISVGPAKEPEKKEEAKKEETKKEEAAGEAKKEEPKKEEEAGKKEDAPKKEGEEAPKKEEDQKKEDEGKKDIQPAPQVPDPVMELVKAYKAYNPHLTSYYYVQSIEENPNACVIC